A genomic region of Pelodiscus sinensis isolate JC-2024 chromosome 1, ASM4963464v1, whole genome shotgun sequence contains the following coding sequences:
- the SLC26A5 gene encoding prestin, translating into MEHDQEPEECLVQTQMYCVKRPVYNQELLEGQLHKKEKTPQPLSQKIAHSCRCSSKKAKSHLYSFLPILKWLPRYPVKAYLLGDIVSGISTGVMQLPQGLAYALLAAVPPVFGLYSSFYPVFLYTFFGTSRHISIGTFAVISLMIGGVAVREAPDEMFNIMESNSTNSTDLLENYKARDSMRVKVAVAVTLLSGIIQLSLGLLRFGFVAIYLTEPLVRGFTTAAAVHVFTSQLKYLLGIKTKRYSGALSVLYSLIAVLSNITKTNIASLVVGLTCIVLLLSGKEINDRFKKKLPAPIPMEIIVVIIATGVSAGMNLSSTYEVDVVGHIPTGLLAPTGPDITLIPAVFIDALAIAIVGFSMTISMAKIFALKHGYTIDGNQELIALGICNSAGSFFQTFAVTCSMSRSLVQESTGGKTQIAGTLSSIMVLLVIVAIGYLFEPLPQTVLAAIVMVNLKGMFKQFGDITHFWKTSKIELAIWVVAFVASVFLGLDYGLLTAVAFAVITVIYRTQRPQYRILGQIPNTDIYCDVEEYEEVKEYPGIKIFQANASLYFANSELYANALKKKTGVDPCAILAAKKKAQKRHAKELKQTNEHRKKAVLKLTNDMETSVKHEVLNDELPLNGKSADANAQGTSPDELEHFMEPMTNVHCIILDFTPVNFVDSVGAKKLKSVIKEYEEVGVCLCIAGCSGPVVDDLTRLNFFEKSTRNLLFHTVHDAVLSCQLKIVSVPQTASDIC; encoded by the exons ATGGAACATGATCAAGAACCTGAAGAGTGCCTTGTGCAAACCCAGATGTACTGTGTGAAGAGACCTGTATATAACCAAGAATTGTTAGAAGGGCAGCTGCACAAGAAGGAAAAGACGCCTCAACCTCTTAGCCAGAAGATAGCACACTCTTGTCG TTGTTCTTCCAAGAAAGCCAAGTCTCATCTCTATAGTTTTTTACCGATTTTAAAATGGCTTCCCCGTTATCCAGTGAAAGCGTATTTGTTAGGAGACATAGTCTCTGGTATAAGCACTGGGGTTATGCAGCTTCCTCAAG GGTTAGCTTACGCTTTGCTGGCAGCTGTTCCCCCGGTATTTGGCTTATATTCTTCATTTTATCCTGTTTTTCTATATACATTTTTTGGGACCTCCAGACACATATCAATAG GCACGTTTGCAGTGATTAGTCTGATGATTGGTGGAGTTGCTGTCAGAGAAGCTCCTGATGAAATGTTTAATATTATGGAATCTAATTCCACCAATAGCACTGATCTCCTTGAAAACTATAAAGCCAGAGATTCCATGAGGGTAAAGGTAGCCGTGGCAGTCACCTTACTTTCAGGGATCATACAG TTGTCTTTAGGTCTCCTTCGATTTGGTTTTGTAGCCATCTATCTAACGGAGCCGCTGGTACGAGGGttcactactgcagcagcagttcaTGTCTTTACCTCCCAGTTAAAGTACTTGCTTGGAATCAAGACAAAACGCTACAGTGGAGCCCTTTCAGTTCTATAT AGTTTAATTGCTGTACTTTCAAATATCACAAAAACCAACATAGCATCCTTAGTTGTTGGATTAACATGTATTGTTTTGCTGCTGAGTGGCAAAGAAATTAATGACCGGTTTAAGAAGAAACTGCCAGCTCCTATTCCTATGGAAATCATTGTG GTAATAATAGCTACTGGAGTTTCAGCTGGAATGAATCTGTCCAGTACATATGAAGTGGATGTTGTTGGGCATATCCCTACAGG ATTACTTGCTCCCACGGGACCTGATATAACTCTCATCCCAGCAGTATTTATAGATGCATTAGCAATAGCAATTGTTGGCTTTTCCATGACTATATCAATGGCCAAAATCTTTGCACTTAAACATGGGTACACTATTGATGGAAATCAG GAACTTATTGCCTTGGGAATATGTAATTCTGCAGGATCCTTCTTCCAAACCTTTGCAGTCACTTGCTCAATGTCTCGGAGTCTTGTTCAAGAGAGTACTGGCGGGAAAACTCAG ATTGCAGGTACGCTATCCTCAATCATGGTTCTGTTAGTCATTGTGGCTATTGGTTACCTCTTTGAACCCCTACCACAG ACTGTGTTAGCTGCTATCGTAATGGTGAATCTGAAAGGAATGTTTAAACAGTTTGGGGATATAACACATTTCTGGAAAACAAGTAAGATTGAATTG GCCATCTGGGTTGTTGCTTTTGTTGCCTCTGTTTTCCTGGGACTGGACTATGGCTTGCTTACTGCTGTGGCATTTGCAGTGATAACCGTTATTTACAGAACACAAAG GCCACAGTACAGAATCCTGGGTCAAATTCCTAACACGGATATTTATTGTGATGTGGAAGAGTATGAAGAG GTAAAAGAATATCctggaataaaaatatttcaggCCAATGCCTCCCTCTATTTTGCCAATAGTGAATTGTATGCAAATGCGCTGAAGAAAAAG ACTGGAGTTGATCCATGTGCTATATtggcagcaaaaaaaaaagcccagaaaAGGCATGCCAAGGAACTGAAGCAGACAAATGAACACAGAAAGAAAGCAGTTTTGAAGCTT acTAATGACATGGAAACAAGCGTAAAGCACGAGGTTCTAAATGATGAACTACCCCTAAATGGAAAATCTGCTGATGCTAATGCACAAGGCACATCTCCCGATGAACTAGAACACTTTATGGAGCCCATGACAAATGTTCACTGTATAATTTTGGACTTTACACCAGTGAACTTTGTAGATTCAGTTGGAGCAAAAAAGTTAAAATCA GTTATAAAAGAATATGAAGAAGTTGGTGTGTGTCTTTGTATAGCTGGCTGTAGTG GCCCTGTTGTGGATGACCTAACACGActcaatttttttgaaaaatctaccAGAAACTTGCTGTTTCACACCGTTCATGATGCTGTTCTGTCCTGCCAGCTAAAGATTGTGTCTGTTCCACAGACTGCCTCAGATATCTGTTAG